The following are encoded in a window of Felis catus isolate Fca126 chromosome X unlocalized genomic scaffold, F.catus_Fca126_mat1.0 chrX_random_Un_scaffold_90, whole genome shotgun sequence genomic DNA:
- the LOC123383689 gene encoding collagen alpha-1(I) chain-like, whose product MVREPGPSLPAPLGAVRAGCWQVRPAGACADTGLGGGAGRAGNSHVPVASPECSRGRRSPTVTSRVGGRSVRNQPPSPRGQRRPDPGSAGSVGTSSAGSVCAGALAIPDSLARRGAGLREACQGSQRSADSGRSVAVGSEEAGAAATRAPDDEAASPAPDDGAEEVAVTQAPDDDGADGAAVTRAPEGGAEDAGAGPQASDGGTDGHDPQLSPRGPGCQGNCSRHDGEGGPGSKGAVVEGACAPPLAERAPRALAPGGDAAPAAAAVTSSGLLELLTVSFRSPLEAEMARRALTTHVQRHRGLAQKELCVRGSALAVRWTTEDPICFRVSVNSFLDRLPLVIRNIRALGSRPPRRLGPGKGAEA is encoded by the exons ATGGTGAGGGAGCCAGGCCCATCCCTTCCAGCTCCCCTAGGGGCCGTGCGGG CTGGCTGCTGGCAAGTGCGCCCGGCTGGCGCCTGCGCAGACAcaggcttggggggaggggcgggccgggCCGGAAACAGTCACGTGCCAGTGGCCTCACCAGAATGCTCTCGGGGACGTAGGAGCCCGACAGTGACGTCACGCGTCGGGGGGCGCAGCGTCCGGAACCAGCCTCCATCTCCTCGGGGTCAGCGTCGACCGGATCCAGGCTCTGCCGGCTCGGTGGGAACCAGCTCCGCGGGGTCTGTCTGCGCAGGCGCCCTGGCCATCCCCGACAGCCTTGCGCGCCGAGGGGCCGGGCTTCGCGAGGCCTGCCAGGGGTCTCAGCGGTCGGCCGACAGTGGGCGCAGCGTAGCGGTGGGCTCTGAGGAGGCCGGTGCGGCGGCCACGAGGGCCCCGGACGACGAAGCGGCCTCTCCGGCCCCGGACGACGGCGCGGAGGAAGTGGCGGTCACGCAGGCCCCTGACGATGACGGCGCGGACGGCGCGGCGGTCACGCGGGCTCCCGAGGGTGGCGCGGAGGACGCGGGGGCAGGCCCACAGGCCTCCGACGGAGGCACGGACGGCCACGACCCCCAGCTTAGCCCCCGAGGTCCCGGTTGCCAGGGCAACTGCAGCCGCCACGATGGCGAGGGTGGCCCTGGCAGCAAGGGAGCAGTGGTCGAGGGGGCCTGCGCCCCTCCCCTGGCCGAACGGGCCCCGAGGGCCCTGGCCCCCGGTGGAGACGCagcgccggcggcggcggcggtgacCTCCTCAGGACTGCTGGAGTT GCTCACTGTGTCTTTCCGGTCGCCCCTGGAGGCAGAGATGGCCCGCAGGGCCCTGACTACACACGTCCAACGCCACCGAGGGTTGGCTCAGAAGGAGCTTTGCGTGAGGGGCAGCGCCCTGGCCGT GAGATGGACTACTGAAGACCCCATCTGCTTCCGAGTTTCCGTCAACTCCTTCTTGGACCGGCTTCCCCTGGTGATACGAAACATTCGCGCCTTGGGGTCCCGGCCTCCGCGGCGCCTAGGTCCGGGAAAGGGGGCCGAGGCCTAA